Proteins from a single region of Carassius carassius chromosome 37, fCarCar2.1, whole genome shotgun sequence:
- the LOC132117891 gene encoding cadherin-like protein 26 isoform X1 yields MESDCKQEHSRMMKSTLILILLALAEGAAASKKDTNNREKRDAVLIRSKRRWVLSTIDVEENMPGPFPSIITTLFNDKKQDNSVKFSIKGDGVTKDPVGLFRIDESSGDVHVNRPIDREINPIFHIDFDVLDRQTGIAMDKTLSFNVEIKDKNDNSPQFNPSTIRASVPENTPEGVVQAVLQAHDIDLKDTPNSQFTMAVVSQDPASPKFTLKDLPTSTVKQLAFTGCFDYDKAKQYKVLVEARDQGTPTMSSTATVFLDITDSNTHPPEFSSATYNTVVTEMELKEILRIGINDKDTPNTPGSRAVFSILKGNEEGNYKIETDPKTNEGVLSVIKGKNFEKTEITELEIAVENEEKLFQCVDGKAVTGPTPKPNTAKVSVKVIDMNDAPVFKKQVEKVYRNENGPPGDVLLVPEVKDEDSDINNLRYELVQDPAKWVSVDPKSGKITTVQKMDRESPFLKNGTYTVVVHAIDDGQPPATGTCTVVVYLGDQNDNAPFLVSKNAVICGNKVDRVDVKPTDLDDPPFSGPFSFSLGGEEELKSLWKLDPTTGTSTSLISLTSLAYGNYSVPLKIQDQQGLQGEDVLQVVVCECTGINTCRGRLPFSSSLGPAAIGLLFAGFLLLALLLLFCFLCDCQSKNFQHIPLNLQDEGNQTLVKYNEEGGGSIYKPESIFLKDSLKTPSAPLEYAVDGYRKGENYTMRSPAGYNYQYNFQEMPSGAGVMSMPEQNWSTIQRERENLRNESRQMSRTYSLARTERNLAEHIERKISSFPEEQRDCPVYSPYQYVYEGRGSDCQSLDQLTVSNLGNNLDFLQNLGPKFNTLGGICQQSMERRNVRL; encoded by the exons CTTGCTGAAGGGGCCGCTGCCAGCAAAAAAGATACCAACAATCGGGAAAAGAGG GATGCTGTTCTTATTCGTTCAAAGAGAAGATGGGTTCTGTCCACTATTGATGTGGAAGAGAACATGCCTGGACCATTTCCTTCTATAATAACAACG CTGTTCAATGACAAAAAGCAGGACAACTCCGTCAAGTTCAGCATCAAAGGAGACGGAGTGACTAAAGACCCAGTTGGTTTGTTCCGCATTGATGAAAGCAGCGGGGATGTACATGTAAACCGGCCCATCGACAGGGAAATAAACCCCATCTTCCat aTTGACTTTGATGTGCTGGACAGGCAGACTGGTATCGCAATGGACAAAACACTGTCATTTAATGTAGAAATAAAGGACAAGAATGACAATAGTCCTCAGTTCAATCCGAGCACTATCCGTGCAAGTGTTCCCGAGAACACGCCTGAAG GTGTAGTCCAAGCAGTATTACAAGCTCATGACATTGATTTGAAGGATACTCCTAATTCCCAGTTCACCATGGCGGTGGTGTCACAAGACCCTGCCTCACCAAAATTTACCCTGAAGGACTTACCTACCTCTACAGTCAAACAGCTCGCCTTCACGGGATGCTTTGATTATGAT AAAGCAAAACAATATAAAGTGCTAGTTGAAGCGAGGGATCAAGGCACACCTACAATGTCTTCAACTGCAACTGTTTTTCTGGATATCACTGATTCCAACACCCATCCCCCAGAATTCAGTTCGGCCACG tacAACACTGTAGTGACAGAAATGGAATTGAAGGAGATCTTAAGAATCGGCATCAACGACAAGGACACACCGAACACGCCTGGTTCAAGAGCTGTTTTCTCCATCCTGAAGGGCAATGAGGAAGGAAATTATAAGATTGAGACAGACCCCAAAACCAATGAAGGTGTGCTGTCTGTTATCAAG GGGAAGAATTTCGAGAAAACTGAGATCACAGAGCTGGAGATAGCAGTCGAGAACGAGGAGAAATTATTTCAGTGTGTTGATGGAAAGGCTGTAACAGGCCCCACACCAAAGCCAAACACTGCCAAAGTGTCAGTGAAAGTCATTGATATGAACGATGCCCCCGTGTTTAAGAAACAAGTAGAAAAGGTCTATCGCAATGAAAACGGACCTCCAGGAGATGTGTTGTTAGTGCCCGAGGTCAAAGATGAGGACTCGGACATCAACAACCTCAG GTATGAGTTAGTTCAAGACCCAGCCAAATGGGTGAGTGTGGATCCGAAGTCAGGAAAGATCACCACAGTACAGAAGATGGACCGCGAGTCTCCTTTTCTCAAAAATGGCACCTACACAGTCGTGGTGCATGCTATAGATGACG GACAGCCTCCAGCTACAGGCACATGTACTGTAGTGGTCTACCTAGGCGACCAGAACGATAATGCTCCCTTTCTCGTATCTAAAAACGCGGTCATATGCGGGAACAAAGTCGATCGTGTGGATGTGAAACCAACAGACCTTGATGACCCGCCGTTTTCAggtcctttctctttctctctgggaGGAGAGGAAGAGCTGAAGAGTCTCTGGAAGCTGGATCCCACCACAG GAACAAGCACTTCTCTGATAAGTTTGACGAGCCTGGCGTATGGCAACTACTCCGTTCCTTTGAAGATACAGGATCAGCAGGGGCTGCAAGGAGAAGATGTTCTTCAGGTGGTTGTGTGTGAGTGCACGGGAATCAACACATGCCGTGGCCGACTTCCTTTCTCCTCAAGTCTGGGTCCAGCAGCCATCGGTCTCCTGTTTGCTGGATTTCTCCTATTGGCCT TGCTGCTCCTCTTTTGTTTCCTCTGTGACTGTCAAAGCAAGAATTTTCAACACATCCCTCTGAACCTGCAGGACGAGGGCAACCAAACCCTTGTCAAATACAATGAAGAGGGAGGAGGCTCAATCTATAAG ccCGAGTCAATATTTCTGAAGGATAGCTTGAAAACTCCTTCAGCACCG CTTGAGTATGCTGTTGATGGATACAGGAAGGGGGAAAACTATACGATGAGAAGCCCTGCAGGG TATAACTATCAGTACAACTTCCAGGAAATGCCCAGTGGTGCAGGAGTGATGAGCATG CCAGAGCAAAACTGGTCAACGATCCAAAGGGAAAGGGAAAACTTAAGG AATGAAAGTCGCCAGATGTCCCGCACATACAGCTTAGCACGAACAGAAAGGAACCTGGCTGAACACATTGAGAGG AAAATCAGCAGCTTTCCGGAAGAGCAGAGGGACTGCCCAGTGTATTCCCCGTATCAGTATGTATATGAGGGGAGGGGCAGTGACTGTCAATCACTGGATCAGCTGACTGTTAGCAACCTCGGAAATAACCTGGACTTCCTGCAGAACCTGGGGCCAAAGTTCAACACTCTGGGTGGGATCTGTCAACAGTCAATGGAGCGCAGGAACGTCCGGCTGTGA
- the LOC132117891 gene encoding cadherin-like protein 26 isoform X4, with amino-acid sequence MMKSILILILLAVRAAASKKDTNNREKRDAVLIRSKRRWVLSTIDVEENMPGPFPSIITTLFNDKKQDNSVKFSIKGDGVTKDPVGLFRIDESSGDVHVNRPIDREINPIFHIDFDVLDRQTGIAMDKTLSFNVEIKDKNDNSPQFNPSTIRASVPENTPEGVVQAVLQAHDIDLKDTPNSQFTMAVVSQDPASPKFTLKDLPTSTVKQLAFTGCFDYDKAKQYKVLVEARDQGTPTMSSTATVFLDITDSNTHPPEFSSATYNTVVTEMELKEILRIGINDKDTPNTPGSRAVFSILKGNEEGNYKIETDPKTNEGVLSVIKGKNFEKTEITELEIAVENEEKLFQCVDGKAVTGPTPKPNTAKVSVKVIDMNDAPVFKKQVEKVYRNENGPPGDVLLVPEVKDEDSDINNLRYELVQDPAKWVSVDPKSGKITTVQKMDRESPFLKNGTYTVVVHAIDDGQPPATGTCTVVVYLGDQNDNAPFLVSKNAVICGNKVDRVDVKPTDLDDPPFSGPFSFSLGGEEELKSLWKLDPTTGTSTSLISLTSLAYGNYSVPLKIQDQQGLQGEDVLQVVVCECTGINTCRGRLPFSSSLGPAAIGLLFAGFLLLALLLLFCFLCDCQSKNFQHIPLNLQDEGNQTLVKYNEEGGGSIYKPESIFLKDSLKTPSAPLEYAVDGYRKGENYTMRSPAGYNYQYNFQEMPSGAGVMSMPEQNWSTIQRERENLRNESRQMSRTYSLARTERNLAEHIERKISSFPEEQRDCPVYSPYQYVYEGRGSDCQSLDQLTVSNLGNNLDFLQNLGPKFNTLGGICQQSMERRNVRL; translated from the exons ATGATGAAGAGCATTTTAATCCTGATTCTACTTGCTGTGA GGGCCGCTGCCAGCAAAAAAGATACCAACAATCGGGAAAAGAGG GATGCTGTTCTTATTCGTTCAAAGAGAAGATGGGTTCTGTCCACTATTGATGTGGAAGAGAACATGCCTGGACCATTTCCTTCTATAATAACAACG CTGTTCAATGACAAAAAGCAGGACAACTCCGTCAAGTTCAGCATCAAAGGAGACGGAGTGACTAAAGACCCAGTTGGTTTGTTCCGCATTGATGAAAGCAGCGGGGATGTACATGTAAACCGGCCCATCGACAGGGAAATAAACCCCATCTTCCat aTTGACTTTGATGTGCTGGACAGGCAGACTGGTATCGCAATGGACAAAACACTGTCATTTAATGTAGAAATAAAGGACAAGAATGACAATAGTCCTCAGTTCAATCCGAGCACTATCCGTGCAAGTGTTCCCGAGAACACGCCTGAAG GTGTAGTCCAAGCAGTATTACAAGCTCATGACATTGATTTGAAGGATACTCCTAATTCCCAGTTCACCATGGCGGTGGTGTCACAAGACCCTGCCTCACCAAAATTTACCCTGAAGGACTTACCTACCTCTACAGTCAAACAGCTCGCCTTCACGGGATGCTTTGATTATGAT AAAGCAAAACAATATAAAGTGCTAGTTGAAGCGAGGGATCAAGGCACACCTACAATGTCTTCAACTGCAACTGTTTTTCTGGATATCACTGATTCCAACACCCATCCCCCAGAATTCAGTTCGGCCACG tacAACACTGTAGTGACAGAAATGGAATTGAAGGAGATCTTAAGAATCGGCATCAACGACAAGGACACACCGAACACGCCTGGTTCAAGAGCTGTTTTCTCCATCCTGAAGGGCAATGAGGAAGGAAATTATAAGATTGAGACAGACCCCAAAACCAATGAAGGTGTGCTGTCTGTTATCAAG GGGAAGAATTTCGAGAAAACTGAGATCACAGAGCTGGAGATAGCAGTCGAGAACGAGGAGAAATTATTTCAGTGTGTTGATGGAAAGGCTGTAACAGGCCCCACACCAAAGCCAAACACTGCCAAAGTGTCAGTGAAAGTCATTGATATGAACGATGCCCCCGTGTTTAAGAAACAAGTAGAAAAGGTCTATCGCAATGAAAACGGACCTCCAGGAGATGTGTTGTTAGTGCCCGAGGTCAAAGATGAGGACTCGGACATCAACAACCTCAG GTATGAGTTAGTTCAAGACCCAGCCAAATGGGTGAGTGTGGATCCGAAGTCAGGAAAGATCACCACAGTACAGAAGATGGACCGCGAGTCTCCTTTTCTCAAAAATGGCACCTACACAGTCGTGGTGCATGCTATAGATGACG GACAGCCTCCAGCTACAGGCACATGTACTGTAGTGGTCTACCTAGGCGACCAGAACGATAATGCTCCCTTTCTCGTATCTAAAAACGCGGTCATATGCGGGAACAAAGTCGATCGTGTGGATGTGAAACCAACAGACCTTGATGACCCGCCGTTTTCAggtcctttctctttctctctgggaGGAGAGGAAGAGCTGAAGAGTCTCTGGAAGCTGGATCCCACCACAG GAACAAGCACTTCTCTGATAAGTTTGACGAGCCTGGCGTATGGCAACTACTCCGTTCCTTTGAAGATACAGGATCAGCAGGGGCTGCAAGGAGAAGATGTTCTTCAGGTGGTTGTGTGTGAGTGCACGGGAATCAACACATGCCGTGGCCGACTTCCTTTCTCCTCAAGTCTGGGTCCAGCAGCCATCGGTCTCCTGTTTGCTGGATTTCTCCTATTGGCCT TGCTGCTCCTCTTTTGTTTCCTCTGTGACTGTCAAAGCAAGAATTTTCAACACATCCCTCTGAACCTGCAGGACGAGGGCAACCAAACCCTTGTCAAATACAATGAAGAGGGAGGAGGCTCAATCTATAAG ccCGAGTCAATATTTCTGAAGGATAGCTTGAAAACTCCTTCAGCACCG CTTGAGTATGCTGTTGATGGATACAGGAAGGGGGAAAACTATACGATGAGAAGCCCTGCAGGG TATAACTATCAGTACAACTTCCAGGAAATGCCCAGTGGTGCAGGAGTGATGAGCATG CCAGAGCAAAACTGGTCAACGATCCAAAGGGAAAGGGAAAACTTAAGG AATGAAAGTCGCCAGATGTCCCGCACATACAGCTTAGCACGAACAGAAAGGAACCTGGCTGAACACATTGAGAGG AAAATCAGCAGCTTTCCGGAAGAGCAGAGGGACTGCCCAGTGTATTCCCCGTATCAGTATGTATATGAGGGGAGGGGCAGTGACTGTCAATCACTGGATCAGCTGACTGTTAGCAACCTCGGAAATAACCTGGACTTCCTGCAGAACCTGGGGCCAAAGTTCAACACTCTGGGTGGGATCTGTCAACAGTCAATGGAGCGCAGGAACGTCCGGCTGTGA
- the LOC132117891 gene encoding cadherin-like protein 26 isoform X5, which translates to MPGPFPSIITTLFNDKKQDNSVKFSIKGDGVTKDPVGLFRIDESSGDVHVNRPIDREINPIFHIDFDVLDRQTGIAMDKTLSFNVEIKDKNDNSPQFNPSTIRASVPENTPEGVVQAVLQAHDIDLKDTPNSQFTMAVVSQDPASPKFTLKDLPTSTVKQLAFTGCFDYDKAKQYKVLVEARDQGTPTMSSTATVFLDITDSNTHPPEFSSATYNTVVTEMELKEILRIGINDKDTPNTPGSRAVFSILKGNEEGNYKIETDPKTNEGVLSVIKGKNFEKTEITELEIAVENEEKLFQCVDGKAVTGPTPKPNTAKVSVKVIDMNDAPVFKKQVEKVYRNENGPPGDVLLVPEVKDEDSDINNLRYELVQDPAKWVSVDPKSGKITTVQKMDRESPFLKNGTYTVVVHAIDDGQPPATGTCTVVVYLGDQNDNAPFLVSKNAVICGNKVDRVDVKPTDLDDPPFSGPFSFSLGGEEELKSLWKLDPTTGTSTSLISLTSLAYGNYSVPLKIQDQQGLQGEDVLQVVVCECTGINTCRGRLPFSSSLGPAAIGLLFAGFLLLALLLLFCFLCDCQSKNFQHIPLNLQDEGNQTLVKYNEEGGGSIYKPESIFLKDSLKTPSAPLEYAVDGYRKGENYTMRSPAGYNYQYNFQEMPSGAGVMSMPEQNWSTIQRERENLRNESRQMSRTYSLARTERNLAEHIERKISSFPEEQRDCPVYSPYQYVYEGRGSDCQSLDQLTVSNLGNNLDFLQNLGPKFNTLGGICQQSMERRNVRL; encoded by the exons CTGTTCAATGACAAAAAGCAGGACAACTCCGTCAAGTTCAGCATCAAAGGAGACGGAGTGACTAAAGACCCAGTTGGTTTGTTCCGCATTGATGAAAGCAGCGGGGATGTACATGTAAACCGGCCCATCGACAGGGAAATAAACCCCATCTTCCat aTTGACTTTGATGTGCTGGACAGGCAGACTGGTATCGCAATGGACAAAACACTGTCATTTAATGTAGAAATAAAGGACAAGAATGACAATAGTCCTCAGTTCAATCCGAGCACTATCCGTGCAAGTGTTCCCGAGAACACGCCTGAAG GTGTAGTCCAAGCAGTATTACAAGCTCATGACATTGATTTGAAGGATACTCCTAATTCCCAGTTCACCATGGCGGTGGTGTCACAAGACCCTGCCTCACCAAAATTTACCCTGAAGGACTTACCTACCTCTACAGTCAAACAGCTCGCCTTCACGGGATGCTTTGATTATGAT AAAGCAAAACAATATAAAGTGCTAGTTGAAGCGAGGGATCAAGGCACACCTACAATGTCTTCAACTGCAACTGTTTTTCTGGATATCACTGATTCCAACACCCATCCCCCAGAATTCAGTTCGGCCACG tacAACACTGTAGTGACAGAAATGGAATTGAAGGAGATCTTAAGAATCGGCATCAACGACAAGGACACACCGAACACGCCTGGTTCAAGAGCTGTTTTCTCCATCCTGAAGGGCAATGAGGAAGGAAATTATAAGATTGAGACAGACCCCAAAACCAATGAAGGTGTGCTGTCTGTTATCAAG GGGAAGAATTTCGAGAAAACTGAGATCACAGAGCTGGAGATAGCAGTCGAGAACGAGGAGAAATTATTTCAGTGTGTTGATGGAAAGGCTGTAACAGGCCCCACACCAAAGCCAAACACTGCCAAAGTGTCAGTGAAAGTCATTGATATGAACGATGCCCCCGTGTTTAAGAAACAAGTAGAAAAGGTCTATCGCAATGAAAACGGACCTCCAGGAGATGTGTTGTTAGTGCCCGAGGTCAAAGATGAGGACTCGGACATCAACAACCTCAG GTATGAGTTAGTTCAAGACCCAGCCAAATGGGTGAGTGTGGATCCGAAGTCAGGAAAGATCACCACAGTACAGAAGATGGACCGCGAGTCTCCTTTTCTCAAAAATGGCACCTACACAGTCGTGGTGCATGCTATAGATGACG GACAGCCTCCAGCTACAGGCACATGTACTGTAGTGGTCTACCTAGGCGACCAGAACGATAATGCTCCCTTTCTCGTATCTAAAAACGCGGTCATATGCGGGAACAAAGTCGATCGTGTGGATGTGAAACCAACAGACCTTGATGACCCGCCGTTTTCAggtcctttctctttctctctgggaGGAGAGGAAGAGCTGAAGAGTCTCTGGAAGCTGGATCCCACCACAG GAACAAGCACTTCTCTGATAAGTTTGACGAGCCTGGCGTATGGCAACTACTCCGTTCCTTTGAAGATACAGGATCAGCAGGGGCTGCAAGGAGAAGATGTTCTTCAGGTGGTTGTGTGTGAGTGCACGGGAATCAACACATGCCGTGGCCGACTTCCTTTCTCCTCAAGTCTGGGTCCAGCAGCCATCGGTCTCCTGTTTGCTGGATTTCTCCTATTGGCCT TGCTGCTCCTCTTTTGTTTCCTCTGTGACTGTCAAAGCAAGAATTTTCAACACATCCCTCTGAACCTGCAGGACGAGGGCAACCAAACCCTTGTCAAATACAATGAAGAGGGAGGAGGCTCAATCTATAAG ccCGAGTCAATATTTCTGAAGGATAGCTTGAAAACTCCTTCAGCACCG CTTGAGTATGCTGTTGATGGATACAGGAAGGGGGAAAACTATACGATGAGAAGCCCTGCAGGG TATAACTATCAGTACAACTTCCAGGAAATGCCCAGTGGTGCAGGAGTGATGAGCATG CCAGAGCAAAACTGGTCAACGATCCAAAGGGAAAGGGAAAACTTAAGG AATGAAAGTCGCCAGATGTCCCGCACATACAGCTTAGCACGAACAGAAAGGAACCTGGCTGAACACATTGAGAGG AAAATCAGCAGCTTTCCGGAAGAGCAGAGGGACTGCCCAGTGTATTCCCCGTATCAGTATGTATATGAGGGGAGGGGCAGTGACTGTCAATCACTGGATCAGCTGACTGTTAGCAACCTCGGAAATAACCTGGACTTCCTGCAGAACCTGGGGCCAAAGTTCAACACTCTGGGTGGGATCTGTCAACAGTCAATGGAGCGCAGGAACGTCCGGCTGTGA
- the LOC132117891 gene encoding cadherin-like protein 26 isoform X3, producing MMKSILILILLALAEGAAASKKDTNNREKRDAVLIRSKRRWVLSTIDVEENMPGPFPSIITTLFNDKKQDNSVKFSIKGDGVTKDPVGLFRIDESSGDVHVNRPIDREINPIFHIDFDVLDRQTGIAMDKTLSFNVEIKDKNDNSPQFNPSTIRASVPENTPEGVVQAVLQAHDIDLKDTPNSQFTMAVVSQDPASPKFTLKDLPTSTVKQLAFTGCFDYDKAKQYKVLVEARDQGTPTMSSTATVFLDITDSNTHPPEFSSATYNTVVTEMELKEILRIGINDKDTPNTPGSRAVFSILKGNEEGNYKIETDPKTNEGVLSVIKGKNFEKTEITELEIAVENEEKLFQCVDGKAVTGPTPKPNTAKVSVKVIDMNDAPVFKKQVEKVYRNENGPPGDVLLVPEVKDEDSDINNLRYELVQDPAKWVSVDPKSGKITTVQKMDRESPFLKNGTYTVVVHAIDDGQPPATGTCTVVVYLGDQNDNAPFLVSKNAVICGNKVDRVDVKPTDLDDPPFSGPFSFSLGGEEELKSLWKLDPTTGTSTSLISLTSLAYGNYSVPLKIQDQQGLQGEDVLQVVVCECTGINTCRGRLPFSSSLGPAAIGLLFAGFLLLALLLLFCFLCDCQSKNFQHIPLNLQDEGNQTLVKYNEEGGGSIYKPESIFLKDSLKTPSAPLEYAVDGYRKGENYTMRSPAGYNYQYNFQEMPSGAGVMSMPEQNWSTIQRERENLRNESRQMSRTYSLARTERNLAEHIERKISSFPEEQRDCPVYSPYQYVYEGRGSDCQSLDQLTVSNLGNNLDFLQNLGPKFNTLGGICQQSMERRNVRL from the exons ATGATGAAGAGCATTTTAATCCTGATTCTACTTGCT CTTGCTGAAGGGGCCGCTGCCAGCAAAAAAGATACCAACAATCGGGAAAAGAGG GATGCTGTTCTTATTCGTTCAAAGAGAAGATGGGTTCTGTCCACTATTGATGTGGAAGAGAACATGCCTGGACCATTTCCTTCTATAATAACAACG CTGTTCAATGACAAAAAGCAGGACAACTCCGTCAAGTTCAGCATCAAAGGAGACGGAGTGACTAAAGACCCAGTTGGTTTGTTCCGCATTGATGAAAGCAGCGGGGATGTACATGTAAACCGGCCCATCGACAGGGAAATAAACCCCATCTTCCat aTTGACTTTGATGTGCTGGACAGGCAGACTGGTATCGCAATGGACAAAACACTGTCATTTAATGTAGAAATAAAGGACAAGAATGACAATAGTCCTCAGTTCAATCCGAGCACTATCCGTGCAAGTGTTCCCGAGAACACGCCTGAAG GTGTAGTCCAAGCAGTATTACAAGCTCATGACATTGATTTGAAGGATACTCCTAATTCCCAGTTCACCATGGCGGTGGTGTCACAAGACCCTGCCTCACCAAAATTTACCCTGAAGGACTTACCTACCTCTACAGTCAAACAGCTCGCCTTCACGGGATGCTTTGATTATGAT AAAGCAAAACAATATAAAGTGCTAGTTGAAGCGAGGGATCAAGGCACACCTACAATGTCTTCAACTGCAACTGTTTTTCTGGATATCACTGATTCCAACACCCATCCCCCAGAATTCAGTTCGGCCACG tacAACACTGTAGTGACAGAAATGGAATTGAAGGAGATCTTAAGAATCGGCATCAACGACAAGGACACACCGAACACGCCTGGTTCAAGAGCTGTTTTCTCCATCCTGAAGGGCAATGAGGAAGGAAATTATAAGATTGAGACAGACCCCAAAACCAATGAAGGTGTGCTGTCTGTTATCAAG GGGAAGAATTTCGAGAAAACTGAGATCACAGAGCTGGAGATAGCAGTCGAGAACGAGGAGAAATTATTTCAGTGTGTTGATGGAAAGGCTGTAACAGGCCCCACACCAAAGCCAAACACTGCCAAAGTGTCAGTGAAAGTCATTGATATGAACGATGCCCCCGTGTTTAAGAAACAAGTAGAAAAGGTCTATCGCAATGAAAACGGACCTCCAGGAGATGTGTTGTTAGTGCCCGAGGTCAAAGATGAGGACTCGGACATCAACAACCTCAG GTATGAGTTAGTTCAAGACCCAGCCAAATGGGTGAGTGTGGATCCGAAGTCAGGAAAGATCACCACAGTACAGAAGATGGACCGCGAGTCTCCTTTTCTCAAAAATGGCACCTACACAGTCGTGGTGCATGCTATAGATGACG GACAGCCTCCAGCTACAGGCACATGTACTGTAGTGGTCTACCTAGGCGACCAGAACGATAATGCTCCCTTTCTCGTATCTAAAAACGCGGTCATATGCGGGAACAAAGTCGATCGTGTGGATGTGAAACCAACAGACCTTGATGACCCGCCGTTTTCAggtcctttctctttctctctgggaGGAGAGGAAGAGCTGAAGAGTCTCTGGAAGCTGGATCCCACCACAG GAACAAGCACTTCTCTGATAAGTTTGACGAGCCTGGCGTATGGCAACTACTCCGTTCCTTTGAAGATACAGGATCAGCAGGGGCTGCAAGGAGAAGATGTTCTTCAGGTGGTTGTGTGTGAGTGCACGGGAATCAACACATGCCGTGGCCGACTTCCTTTCTCCTCAAGTCTGGGTCCAGCAGCCATCGGTCTCCTGTTTGCTGGATTTCTCCTATTGGCCT TGCTGCTCCTCTTTTGTTTCCTCTGTGACTGTCAAAGCAAGAATTTTCAACACATCCCTCTGAACCTGCAGGACGAGGGCAACCAAACCCTTGTCAAATACAATGAAGAGGGAGGAGGCTCAATCTATAAG ccCGAGTCAATATTTCTGAAGGATAGCTTGAAAACTCCTTCAGCACCG CTTGAGTATGCTGTTGATGGATACAGGAAGGGGGAAAACTATACGATGAGAAGCCCTGCAGGG TATAACTATCAGTACAACTTCCAGGAAATGCCCAGTGGTGCAGGAGTGATGAGCATG CCAGAGCAAAACTGGTCAACGATCCAAAGGGAAAGGGAAAACTTAAGG AATGAAAGTCGCCAGATGTCCCGCACATACAGCTTAGCACGAACAGAAAGGAACCTGGCTGAACACATTGAGAGG AAAATCAGCAGCTTTCCGGAAGAGCAGAGGGACTGCCCAGTGTATTCCCCGTATCAGTATGTATATGAGGGGAGGGGCAGTGACTGTCAATCACTGGATCAGCTGACTGTTAGCAACCTCGGAAATAACCTGGACTTCCTGCAGAACCTGGGGCCAAAGTTCAACACTCTGGGTGGGATCTGTCAACAGTCAATGGAGCGCAGGAACGTCCGGCTGTGA